The genomic segment TAAACCATTAATATTATAATGCTagataaaatgttttctttaagaAATGTGTGATCGGGTACAAACTACTTCTATAACCAAAATGAGTACAGCCtgcaaatgcaaaactagcttgtCATGTGCAAAATActaccattacaaaaaaactaaatctgTATTACAAACATACATAATCTTACGGATTCTATTCACGTAAACAGAGCTTAAGAGAACAATCTAGAtaagaaacagaaaacacaatatGGGCACTGAGTAATGATCCAGTTTGGGCTTAATCTTTTTTTCAGCTCTATGAAGCAAGGTTGTGTGTGAATATTCCAGCAGCATGAGATAAACAAGAACTATATGACATCATGGGTAGGTAAAACAACAGGATGCGTTTACAGAATCACACAGCAGTTGCTTTCTCCTGTTTTTTCACGGTTCCTTTGACCTGTAATAGAAAAGTAGAGGCTGTAACTTCTCCTAATCCAACTGGCCAAAGGGAATTTTACAAATGTTTGCAAGCTTAAATATAAAaggcgggcagcagtgtggggtagtggttagagctctggactcttgatcggagggtcgtgggttcaaccccaggtgggggtcactgctgctgtacccttgcgcaaggtactttacctagattgctccagtaaaaacccaactgtataaatgagtaattgtatgtaaaaataatgtaattgtaataatgtgatatcttgtaacaattgtaagtcgccctggataaggtcgtctgctaagaaataaataataatagtctcattccatttttattcaaatatattgcaaacagtttttctttattaaaggaAAACTACTATAAAAACAATCCTTATatgacaataatttaaaaaagtaccTTCATCTTAAGACTTACTTATTCTTACCTAAGACTAAATTAAGGAAGACttccagtttatttatttcttagcagttgaACCATTTGTCTAATTTTAGTACTGCTATACTGGGTAATTCAACAGAACATCATAGGCAAAAAATGTTTTAGGTTTACAAGTCATGGTGGACAGGACACCACAGTGTTGACGAAAGTGTTCATGTAGAAAGCCATGGCCAAAGTTCATAAAAAGTCTAGACAGGCCAAAGCCAAATCAAATGGCAATGTCCACGTTTAGTTGCAAATTACCATGTGTCAGGCCGATTGGAGGTATGTTTATAAATCAACCTGTACTGTATATCTTGTAATTGAGTGGTTAATAAAATGTATGGTAATAcaactactactattaataataataataataataataataataataatgataataataataataataataataataataataataataataataatacatttacctTGGGAATTTGGCTCTGGTAATGTCTCTCTGGCTACTAAATGCATCACTGTGGTTTTGCCAAGGGGAAGCTTTAATGCTGCAATAAGAAAGACAAACGTAAACCGGCTTTAAAAGGTAGTGTACAGGACTGACCAGCTTTAGTGCTTCACTTATAACTTCTCTTTCTAGAAGCTAATGAAGGAGGCCCTATaaaacaaagctttaaaaaaagatttgtgttCAGACTTAAGCATTGTTCTAATGGTGATAAATAAGCTAACCTAGTTATACAGTAACAGTGTGAATTTCTGTACATTTCTTGTACACTGAAAGCATTCAAaacaacaatcaatcaatcacccaATCTGTCAATCAATCATTAAAAGGCTAATGTGAATGCTTATGTTTTCCAGCATTATTCCTGAATGCAAGTGTAAACATAGCTTAAGTCTATTTTTGAGGCACTAGTCTGTAGAATAAATCCCTGGCTAAATCAAGACTTGGGACAGCTGGTGCTGAACATCGCCATGTGTTTACTTCATGGAAAGCTCTCTGCTCATTTCACCTAGTGAAGAAATGCACTCTTAATACCCTCAAAATATGAAGTTGGgtaatcatgcaaaaaaaaaaaaaactatgaggaCCAAAAGAGCTATATTCTTATAAACCACAAGACAGGATCATTTAGCTAGCATTCTCACTCCAGTGCACAATGCTgcaaatattttacatttatattgtaTTCTCTTGGAAAGGCTTGTGGAATCAATCTACTGTAACTTAAGTTGTTTTGTTGGATTCTACTATAAACAAAATCTGTTTGGTAAACAAGGAATACATACCTCCTAGTGTCACATTGCCATGCAGAAACCGTCCCTGGTAGATAAGTCGTAAAATATTTGGGCTGCTGACCTGCTCTTCTTCCCAGTCTGGAgagacatttatttaaatgtatttattttactttgcacATTGTCATTATTACCATTTCTACacagttttaataaatataatggtATCATTTACTGTAACTGACTTTAGCTTAATTCACCCTCAGaccaaacatacattttattcACCTCCCCTCAAGCATACAATGACTTTAAGCAGTTAGTTAATATGTCATAGGAGTAAATAGCTTCTTAAAATAAGTAATGATACTTTATGTAATAATTGTCacagattttatattttatatatacctgattttgcaccttttggtacacagcagtttttcaaatatatatatatatatatatatatatatatatatatatatatatatatatatatatatatatatatacagtattgtgcaaaagttttaggcaggtgtgaaaaaatgttgtaaagtaagaatgctttcaaaaataaacatgttaatagattatatttatcaattaactaaatgcaaagtgagtgaacagaagaaacatctaaatcaaatccatatttggtgtgaccaccctttgccttcaaaacagcatcaattcttctaggtacacttgcacaaagtcagggattttgtaggcatatagtcaggtgtatgattaaacgattataccaaacaggtgctaatgatcatcaattcaatatgtaggttgaaacacaatcattaactgaaacagaaacagctgtgtaggaggaatacaactgggtgaggaacagccaaactcagctaacaaggtgaggttgctgaagacagtttactgtcaaaagtcatacaccatggcaagactgagcacagcaacaagacacaaggtagttatactgcatcagcaaggtctctcccaggcagaaatttcaaggcagacaggggtttccagatgtgctgtccaagctctttt from the Acipenser ruthenus chromosome 9, fAciRut3.2 maternal haplotype, whole genome shotgun sequence genome contains:
- the LOC117406367 gene encoding ubiquitin-like protein 3 produces the protein MSSSTPADMINLRLILVSGKTKEFLFSPNDSAADIAKHVYDNWPMDWEEEQVSSPNILRLIYQGRFLHGNVTLGALKLPLGKTTVMHLVARETLPEPNSQGQRNREKTGESNCCVIL